From one Perca flavescens isolate YP-PL-M2 chromosome 4, PFLA_1.0, whole genome shotgun sequence genomic stretch:
- the cdk4 gene encoding cyclin-dependent kinase 4 — translation MAHGTSIQYEPLAEIGGGAYGTVYKARDTESGQFVALKSVRVQTDQNGLPVSTVREVALLKRLEQFDHPNVVRLMDVCATQRSDQETKVTLVFEHVDQDLKTYLERAPAAGLSPDHIKDLMKQLLCGLAFLHSHRVMHRDLKPENILVTSQGQVKLADFGLARIYSCHMALTPVVVTLWYRPPEVLLQSSYATPVDIWSTGCIFAEMFRRKPLFCGESEVDQLGTIFEVIGLPPEDEWPTDVTLSRKHFPPLLPRPITDLVPEINEQGAQLLLKMLTFDPLKRISALNALEHPYFQDEETLT, via the exons ATGGCCCACGGCACCAGCATCCAGTATGAGCCATTGGCAGAGATCGGAGGAGGCGCTTACGGGACGGTTTATAAGGCCCGAGATACAGAGAGCGGGCAGTTTGTGGCTCTGAAGAGCGTGCGCGTCCAGACAGACCAAAATGGCCTCCCAGTCTCCACAGTCAGAGAGGTGGCTCTGTTGAAAAGGCTGGAGCAGTTCGACCACCCCAATGTGGTCAG GCTCATGGATGTATGTGCCACCCAGAGGTCGGACCAGGAGACTAAAGTCACTCTGGTGTTTGAACATGTGGACCAAGACCTCAAGACGTACCTAGAGAGAGCTCCAGCTGCAGGATTATCCCCTGACCACATTAAA gACCTGATGAAGCAGTTGCTGTGCGGTCTTGCATTCCTTCACTCTCACCGCGTGATGCACCGAGACCTGAAACCAGAGAATATTCTGGTAACCAGCCAGGGCCAGGTGAAGCTGGCTGACTTTGGACTGGCCAGGATCTACAGCTGCCACATGGCCCTCACTCCTGTG GTGGTGACACTGTGGTACCGACCCCCCGAGGTTCTGCTGCAGTCGAGTTACGCCACACCCGTGGACATCTGGAGCACCGGCTGCATCTTTGCTGAGATGTTCAGACGCAA ACCTTTGTTCTGCGGAGAATCCGAAGTGGACCAACTTGGGACAATTTTTGA AGTTATTGGCTTGCCACCAGAGGATGAGTGGCCAACTGATGTTACACTCTCAAGAAAACACTTCCCCCCTCTCTTACCTCGCCCAATCACTGACCTTGTTCCAGAGATAAATGAGCAGGGGGCGCAACTATTGCTG AAAATGCTGACCTTCGACCCACTGAAACGAATATCTGCCCTGAATGCCCTAGAACACCCATATTTCCAGGACGAGGAGACATTGACTTGA